In Cytobacillus oceanisediminis, the following proteins share a genomic window:
- a CDS encoding D-alanyl-D-alanine carboxypeptidase family protein, with protein sequence MKKLLAFILLLFSFPTAYTAAEETKDPEIISEAAIVTDSESGTVLYAKNEDKKMYPASLTKIATAIYAIENGDLNDMATISKKAAEVEGTRVYLEEGEKVPLKKLVQGMLINSGNDAAWSIAEHLDGNMKAFSENLNRYLEESAGLKNTHFVNPHGLYDENHYTTAGDLAKLTNYALKNETFREIYGTKELKWTGKSWDTTIYTHHRMLKGEVPFEGVTGGKTGFVDEAKQTLATSAENDSIKLTAIVLKADFKRDIYNDTKKLLNYGFGNFETATLSSTDVFPSDGKTYTTGGENVAITLPKGNYEEKITAKGKLQIKGDDGRIIQSVKLLEDKQDEVASSQLKTDKEPEKETTGYYGRVGLTIFLFGIFILLLRKNLKAKARRRRRV encoded by the coding sequence ATGAAGAAATTGCTTGCTTTCATCCTGCTATTATTCAGTTTTCCGACTGCATATACAGCAGCTGAGGAAACAAAAGACCCTGAAATTATCAGTGAAGCCGCAATCGTAACAGATTCTGAATCAGGTACTGTTCTGTATGCAAAAAATGAGGATAAAAAGATGTACCCGGCCAGCTTGACGAAAATAGCAACAGCCATATATGCCATTGAAAATGGAGACTTAAATGACATGGCAACTATAAGCAAGAAAGCAGCAGAGGTTGAAGGAACACGAGTTTATTTGGAAGAAGGAGAAAAAGTGCCTTTAAAAAAGCTCGTTCAGGGAATGCTGATTAATTCAGGAAATGATGCTGCCTGGAGCATTGCTGAGCATCTGGACGGCAATATGAAAGCATTCTCAGAGAATCTTAATCGCTATCTTGAAGAGAGTGCAGGATTAAAAAATACTCACTTTGTTAACCCTCACGGTCTGTATGATGAAAACCACTATACAACGGCAGGGGACCTTGCAAAATTAACTAATTACGCCCTGAAAAATGAGACCTTTAGAGAAATCTATGGAACAAAGGAACTGAAGTGGACAGGAAAGTCATGGGACACCACCATCTATACTCATCACAGGATGCTTAAAGGTGAGGTTCCATTCGAAGGAGTAACAGGGGGAAAAACCGGTTTCGTAGATGAAGCTAAACAGACCCTCGCCACTTCTGCAGAGAATGATTCAATAAAGTTAACGGCCATTGTGTTAAAGGCTGATTTCAAGCGGGATATTTATAATGATACAAAAAAACTTTTGAACTATGGATTCGGCAACTTTGAAACTGCGACACTGAGCAGCACTGACGTTTTTCCTTCTGATGGAAAAACCTATACAACTGGCGGTGAAAATGTAGCCATAACTTTGCCAAAAGGAAACTACGAAGAAAAAATTACAGCAAAAGGAAAGCTGCAGATTAAGGGTGATGACGGAAGGATCATTCAATCTGTAAAGCTTCTGGAAGACAAACAAGATGAAGTGGCTTCAAGCCAGCTGAAAACAGATAAAGAGCCTGAGAAAGAGACAACTGGGTACTATGGCAGAGTCGGGTTAACGATATTTTTATTTGGGATCTTTATTCTATTATTAAGGAAAAATCTTAAAGCAAAAGCCAGAAGAAGAAGACGGGTTTAA
- a CDS encoding YkuS family protein: MTKRVAVEQSLTNVSEALRQKGYEVVDMKSAHDAENCSCCVVSGVDSNVMGMQDVSTKASVIEASGLSADEVCRQVEQRMQ, translated from the coding sequence TTGACGAAAAGAGTAGCGGTTGAACAATCCTTAACAAATGTTTCTGAAGCGCTTCGCCAAAAAGGATATGAAGTGGTTGATATGAAGTCGGCGCATGATGCTGAGAACTGCTCCTGCTGTGTAGTGAGCGGTGTTGATTCAAATGTGATGGGTATGCAGGATGTTTCTACAAAGGCTTCTGTCATTGAAGCAAGCGGCCTATCGGCGGATGAGGTATGCCGTCAGGTGGAGCAAAGAATGCAATAA
- a CDS encoding aldehyde dehydrogenase family protein — MSQLTAGLKEKVEKFLSGKKKLYINGEFVESKSQKTFDTYNPATGEVLASVFEAGAEDIDLAVKAARKAFDEGKWSKMSASKRSRLMYKLADLMEENSEELAQLETLDNGKPIRETTNADIPLAIEHMRYYAGWSTKIVGQTIPVSGPFFNYTRHEAVGVVGQIIPWNFPLLMAMWKLGAALATGCTVVLKPAEQTPLSALYLAELMDEAGFPPGVVNIVPGFGETAGQPLVDHPLVDKIAFTGSTEVGKLIMSNASKTLKRVTLELGGKSPNIILPDADLSKAIPGALNGVMFNQGQVCCAGSRVFIQKKQFDNVVADMASHAKKIKQGAGIHADTEIGPLVSAEQQNRVLGYIEKGLSEGAQLVAGGDKPQEQGYFVSPTIFADVRDEMTIAKEEIFGPVISAMPYDDIDELINRANNSEYGLAAGVWTRDVANAHYVANKLRAGTVWVNCYNAFDAASPFGGYKQSGIGREMGSYALDNYTEVKSVWISMK, encoded by the coding sequence ATGAGTCAGCTAACTGCAGGTTTAAAAGAAAAGGTAGAAAAGTTTTTAAGCGGAAAGAAGAAATTATATATCAATGGTGAATTTGTTGAAAGCAAATCACAGAAAACGTTTGATACGTATAATCCGGCTACAGGAGAAGTTCTTGCTTCTGTTTTCGAAGCCGGCGCAGAAGATATTGATCTGGCAGTAAAAGCAGCCCGAAAGGCTTTTGATGAGGGCAAATGGTCAAAAATGAGCGCCTCTAAGCGCAGCCGTCTGATGTACAAGCTTGCTGATCTTATGGAAGAAAACAGTGAAGAATTAGCACAGCTTGAAACATTGGATAATGGTAAGCCGATCCGTGAAACAACTAATGCCGATATTCCTCTGGCTATTGAACATATGCGCTACTATGCAGGCTGGTCTACGAAGATTGTCGGCCAGACTATTCCTGTCAGCGGGCCATTCTTCAACTATACTCGCCATGAGGCAGTTGGTGTGGTTGGGCAAATCATTCCTTGGAACTTCCCTCTCCTTATGGCAATGTGGAAGCTGGGTGCAGCCCTTGCAACAGGATGTACGGTTGTTCTTAAGCCAGCAGAGCAAACACCTCTTTCTGCTTTATATCTTGCTGAGCTGATGGATGAAGCCGGCTTCCCTCCAGGGGTTGTGAATATTGTTCCAGGTTTCGGAGAAACAGCTGGCCAGCCGCTTGTCGATCATCCATTAGTAGATAAAATTGCGTTTACTGGTTCTACTGAAGTAGGCAAACTGATTATGTCCAATGCTTCCAAGACTTTAAAGCGCGTTACGCTTGAGCTTGGCGGTAAGTCTCCAAATATCATTCTGCCAGACGCTGATTTATCAAAGGCTATTCCAGGAGCTCTGAACGGTGTTATGTTTAACCAGGGTCAGGTGTGCTGTGCCGGCTCCCGTGTTTTCATACAAAAAAAGCAGTTTGATAATGTTGTTGCTGACATGGCTTCACATGCCAAAAAAATTAAACAAGGTGCCGGTATTCATGCTGACACAGAAATTGGCCCGCTTGTTTCTGCTGAGCAGCAAAACCGCGTTCTCGGGTACATTGAAAAAGGCCTAAGCGAAGGTGCTCAGCTTGTAGCAGGAGGCGACAAGCCGCAAGAGCAAGGTTACTTCGTCTCCCCTACTATTTTTGCTGATGTTCGTGACGAAATGACGATTGCGAAAGAAGAAATATTCGGACCAGTTATTTCGGCCATGCCTTATGATGACATAGACGAATTAATTAACCGGGCTAATAACAGTGAATATGGTTTAGCTGCAGGCGTTTGGACTCGTGATGTGGCAAATGCACACTATGTGGCCAACAAACTCCGCGCAGGTACAGTTTGGGTGAACTGCTACAACGCATTTGACGCTGCATCTCCATTTGGCGGCTATAAGCAATCCGGTATCGGCCGTGAAATGGGATCATACGCTCTGGATAACTATACAGAAGTTAAGAGTGTTTGGATTTCAATGAAGTAA
- a CDS encoding FAS1-like dehydratase domain-containing protein — MESLLKEDVKIKPFRFTIERGKIREFAMAIGDRNPIYYDADIARKEGYRDIPIPPTFPTAIEMWGGLDFETLISLFGLDPLKVLHGGQEYRYMGEVCAGDTITAAPQLISAFEKRNLRFITIGIHYKNKEGFEVLYSESTIIERRGTD; from the coding sequence ATGGAATCTCTTTTAAAGGAAGATGTAAAAATAAAACCTTTCCGCTTCACAATCGAGAGGGGAAAAATCAGGGAATTTGCTATGGCAATTGGAGACAGGAATCCTATTTATTATGATGCGGACATCGCGAGAAAAGAGGGGTACAGAGACATCCCCATTCCGCCCACATTTCCGACAGCCATAGAGATGTGGGGAGGATTGGATTTCGAAACCCTAATCAGCCTATTCGGCCTTGACCCGCTTAAGGTTCTTCACGGAGGACAGGAATATCGCTATATGGGGGAAGTATGTGCTGGCGATACAATAACTGCCGCTCCTCAGTTAATATCAGCATTTGAAAAGAGGAATCTCCGTTTTATCACTATAGGAATTCATTACAAAAACAAGGAAGGATTCGAGGTTCTATATTCGGAATCTACCATAATCGAAAGAAGGGGAACAGATTAA
- a CDS encoding penicillin acylase family protein, whose product MGVQLKPKSKWKKYSLWTFAIILVLLAAAFFVMFGYLSRSIPKTEGEIKIGSISAEVRVNRDGDGVPHILADNERDLFIAQGYVQAQDRLFQMDLSRRQASGRLSEVVGEVAVENDKYFRTLGLRRAAEASYEAYSTEAKQILGWFAEGVNLYIKEVKENGKWPPEFSILGYKPEEWAPVDSLTIGKYMAYDLGGHWESQAFRYYLLQHFPEDKAYELFPSYPEEAPYIIGKHNLNIEESFANAITPPEFNGSNNWVAAGSKTASGKPILADDPHLSLSTPSIWYQMHLQSPEMNVSGVIFAGIPGIILGHNENIAWGVTNTGPDVQDLYIEKRNPANKNEFLFNEKWEKAEVIEEPIKVKDKDPISFQVTITRHGPVISEFAADSGKDTVLSLQWTALEPSKELEAILKMNKSSDWNQFEQALELFHTPAQNFVFASPDGTIAYKANGKIPIRKKGDGLLPVPGWSDEYGWEGFIPYDQLPKAINPREGYISTANNKVMDDSYPYHISHDWAQPYRQRRIQEFLNSQDDLTADDMMSLQMDQKNLQAKEFIPIFLSEIRERSSNLEKEALSVLSKWDYNDSKDDAAPLIFNLWMKSISDVLFEDQISPEMRKLFKGQKQAVDELLRNAANGRESRWIEEKGGLEEVLSRSLSSAVKKAADLQGNNLSEWKWGDYHQLAFSHPLSSVKPLNFLFNREGRIPVGGSSVTVQAAANKEDGTVNHGGSWRFVMDTQNMNTAYHLVGPGQSGHPLSPWYHDQMNGWAEGIYHKTTLNEEKTKHTLLLKP is encoded by the coding sequence ATTGGGGTCCAGCTGAAGCCAAAATCCAAGTGGAAGAAATACTCACTTTGGACCTTTGCAATCATATTAGTGTTATTGGCTGCGGCATTTTTTGTTATGTTTGGTTATTTATCACGCTCGATCCCTAAAACAGAAGGAGAGATCAAAATTGGATCCATTTCTGCAGAAGTTAGGGTTAATCGTGACGGCGATGGCGTTCCTCACATACTTGCAGACAATGAAAGGGACCTTTTTATTGCACAGGGATATGTGCAGGCTCAGGATCGCCTGTTTCAAATGGATTTAAGCAGGCGGCAGGCATCTGGCAGATTAAGTGAAGTAGTTGGGGAAGTGGCGGTTGAAAATGATAAATATTTTAGGACACTTGGACTGAGAAGGGCCGCAGAAGCATCCTATGAAGCATATTCCACGGAAGCAAAACAGATTTTAGGCTGGTTTGCAGAAGGAGTAAATCTTTATATTAAAGAGGTTAAAGAAAACGGAAAATGGCCCCCTGAATTTTCCATACTTGGCTATAAGCCTGAAGAATGGGCTCCAGTAGATTCACTTACTATAGGCAAATATATGGCATATGATCTTGGAGGACACTGGGAAAGCCAGGCATTCCGCTATTATCTCCTTCAGCATTTTCCGGAAGATAAAGCGTATGAATTATTCCCCTCATATCCGGAAGAAGCCCCTTACATAATAGGAAAACACAACTTAAATATTGAAGAAAGCTTTGCAAATGCAATCACTCCGCCTGAATTCAACGGAAGCAATAACTGGGTTGCAGCCGGCAGCAAAACGGCATCCGGGAAGCCAATTCTTGCAGATGATCCGCATTTATCACTCAGCACACCTTCCATCTGGTATCAGATGCATTTGCAATCCCCGGAAATGAACGTCAGCGGAGTCATTTTTGCCGGCATTCCGGGCATTATACTCGGTCACAATGAAAACATTGCATGGGGAGTAACCAATACAGGACCAGATGTCCAGGATTTGTATATTGAAAAAAGGAATCCTGCCAATAAAAATGAGTTTCTATTCAATGAAAAATGGGAAAAGGCAGAAGTAATTGAAGAACCAATTAAGGTAAAAGACAAAGATCCAATTAGCTTTCAAGTAACGATTACACGCCACGGACCTGTGATTTCGGAATTTGCTGCAGATAGCGGTAAAGATACCGTTCTTTCTTTGCAATGGACTGCCCTTGAACCTTCAAAAGAACTGGAAGCCATTCTAAAAATGAATAAATCATCGGACTGGAATCAATTTGAACAAGCATTGGAATTATTTCATACACCAGCACAGAACTTTGTATTTGCCTCGCCTGATGGAACAATAGCTTATAAAGCAAACGGTAAAATCCCCATTAGAAAGAAAGGAGACGGACTGCTGCCAGTGCCTGGCTGGTCGGATGAATACGGCTGGGAAGGCTTTATACCTTATGATCAGCTGCCAAAAGCGATTAATCCAAGAGAAGGTTATATCTCAACTGCAAACAATAAGGTTATGGATGACAGCTATCCATACCATATAAGTCATGATTGGGCACAGCCTTATAGGCAAAGGCGAATACAGGAATTCCTGAATAGCCAGGATGATCTTACAGCAGATGATATGATGTCTCTGCAGATGGATCAGAAAAACCTGCAGGCAAAGGAATTTATACCCATTTTCCTGTCTGAAATTAGAGAACGATCTTCCAATCTTGAAAAAGAAGCTTTATCCGTACTGAGTAAATGGGATTATAACGACAGCAAAGATGATGCAGCCCCTCTCATTTTCAATCTTTGGATGAAAAGCATATCCGATGTTCTTTTTGAGGATCAGATATCACCAGAAATGAGGAAGCTCTTTAAAGGGCAAAAGCAGGCGGTGGATGAATTATTGAGAAATGCAGCAAATGGCAGGGAAAGCCGCTGGATAGAAGAAAAGGGAGGACTGGAGGAAGTCCTTTCGCGATCATTGAGTTCAGCAGTGAAGAAAGCTGCAGATCTTCAAGGAAATAACCTGTCAGAGTGGAAATGGGGAGACTATCACCAATTAGCCTTTTCCCATCCACTTTCAAGTGTAAAACCTTTAAACTTCTTGTTTAATAGAGAAGGGCGGATTCCTGTTGGCGGAAGTTCAGTCACTGTCCAGGCGGCAGCCAATAAAGAAGATGGCACAGTAAATCATGGAGGCTCGTGGAGATTTGTGATGGACACGCAAAACATGAATACTGCCTATCATCTTGTGGGACCGGGACAATCAGGACATCCTCTAAGCCCGTGGTATCATGACCAGATGAACGGCTGGGCAGAAGGGATCTATCATAAGACAACTCTCAATGAAGAGAAGACCAAGCATACACTCTTATTAAAACCTTGA
- a CDS encoding ABC-F family ATP-binding cassette domain-containing protein yields the protein MITVSNVGLRYGDRKLFEDVNIKFTPGNCYGLIGANGAGKSTFLKILSGEIEAQSGSVHLGPGERLAVLKQNHFEYEEFEALKVVIMGHARLYEVMQEKDAIYMKADFTDEDGMKAAELEGEFAELNGWEAESEAAILLKGLGIEEELHDKKMADLSGSEKVKVLLAQALFGKPDVLLLDEPTNHLDIKAIQWLEEFLINFENTVIVVSHDRHFLNKVCTHIADLDFGKIQIYVGNYDFWYESSQLAQRMAQDANKKKEEKIKELQSFIARFSANASKSKQATSRKKLLDKISLDDIRPSSRKYPYVGFSPDREIGNDLLRVDGLSKTIDGVKVLNNVSFIMNKDDKIALVGTNELAKTTLFKILTGEMEPDEGTYKWGVTTSQSYFPNDNSEFFENSDLNLVDWLRQFSPADDSESFLRGFLGRMLFSGEEVLKKASVLSGGEKVRCMLSKMMLSGANVLMLDEPTNHLDLESITALNNGLINFKGSLIFASHDHQFIQTIANRIIEITPAGIVDKQMTYDEYLEDSSIQKQVAEMYQ from the coding sequence ATGATAACTGTCAGTAATGTAGGTCTTCGATACGGCGACCGCAAACTATTCGAAGATGTTAATATTAAATTCACACCTGGCAATTGCTATGGTTTGATTGGAGCAAATGGTGCCGGAAAATCAACTTTTCTTAAAATTTTATCAGGTGAGATTGAGGCACAATCAGGAAGTGTTCACTTAGGTCCCGGCGAGCGCCTTGCTGTCCTGAAACAGAATCATTTTGAATACGAAGAGTTTGAAGCATTAAAAGTAGTCATCATGGGACATGCACGCCTTTATGAAGTGATGCAGGAAAAAGATGCGATTTATATGAAGGCCGATTTCACTGATGAAGATGGCATGAAGGCTGCGGAACTTGAAGGTGAATTTGCAGAGCTGAACGGATGGGAAGCAGAATCTGAAGCAGCTATTTTGCTGAAAGGGCTCGGCATCGAAGAAGAGCTTCACGACAAAAAAATGGCTGACCTTTCCGGTTCGGAAAAAGTAAAAGTTTTGCTTGCGCAGGCCCTTTTCGGCAAGCCGGATGTTCTTTTGCTGGATGAGCCGACAAACCACTTGGATATCAAAGCAATCCAATGGCTTGAAGAATTTCTGATCAACTTTGAGAATACTGTTATTGTCGTATCCCATGACCGTCATTTCTTAAACAAAGTATGTACGCATATTGCCGATCTTGACTTTGGAAAGATCCAGATTTACGTTGGGAACTATGACTTCTGGTATGAGTCAAGCCAGCTTGCACAAAGGATGGCTCAGGATGCCAATAAGAAAAAGGAAGAAAAAATCAAGGAACTGCAAAGCTTTATTGCCCGCTTTAGTGCAAACGCATCAAAATCCAAGCAGGCAACTTCGCGTAAAAAGCTTCTTGATAAGATTTCTTTGGATGACATTAGACCATCCTCAAGAAAATATCCGTATGTCGGATTTTCACCTGACCGTGAAATCGGAAATGATCTGCTTCGGGTAGACGGCCTCAGCAAAACAATTGATGGTGTTAAAGTTCTGAACAATGTTAGCTTCATCATGAACAAAGATGATAAAATTGCGTTAGTTGGCACGAACGAATTGGCGAAAACTACCCTATTTAAAATATTGACTGGTGAAATGGAGCCGGATGAAGGAACGTATAAGTGGGGTGTTACAACCTCTCAGTCCTATTTCCCTAATGATAACTCTGAGTTCTTCGAGAATTCTGATTTGAACCTTGTAGACTGGCTGCGTCAATTCTCACCAGCAGATGACAGTGAAAGCTTCCTGAGAGGTTTCCTTGGAAGAATGCTGTTCTCTGGTGAGGAGGTTCTAAAGAAAGCAAGCGTTCTTTCCGGTGGAGAAAAAGTCCGCTGCATGCTTTCCAAAATGATGCTTAGCGGTGCAAATGTACTAATGCTGGATGAGCCGACCAATCACCTTGATTTGGAATCCATTACGGCATTGAATAATGGTCTGATTAATTTCAAAGGGTCTTTGATTTTTGCATCACATGACCATCAGTTCATTCAAACTATTGCCAACCGCATTATTGAAATCACACCGGCTGGCATTGTCGATAAGCAAATGACTTATGATGAGTATTTAGAAGATTCATCCATTCAAAAACAAGTTGCTGAAATGTATCAGTAA
- a CDS encoding YjcZ family sporulation protein, translated as MGAGAGCGGGFALIVVLFILLIIVGAAFVGGGFY; from the coding sequence ATGGGTGCAGGTGCAGGATGTGGCGGCGGTTTTGCTTTAATCGTTGTCCTGTTTATACTTCTAATCATTGTTGGTGCTGCTTTCGTTGGTGGAGGCTTCTATTAA
- a CDS encoding MaoC/PaaZ C-terminal domain-containing protein has translation MSELTAIHKPEITHTQLVKYAGASGDFNPIHTVVPIGEKAGLDGVIAHGMLIMGMAGEALADWFPRKDLRKFKVRFSKMTRPGEKLTIEGRVTGEIIEEEEKRLTGEVSVKNEAGELKLSGQFEIKI, from the coding sequence ATGAGCGAATTAACAGCGATTCATAAACCCGAGATTACACATACACAGCTGGTCAAGTATGCAGGAGCATCCGGAGATTTTAATCCAATTCATACAGTAGTACCGATTGGGGAAAAAGCGGGATTGGACGGTGTGATTGCCCATGGGATGCTCATTATGGGAATGGCAGGCGAAGCACTGGCTGATTGGTTTCCGAGAAAAGATCTGAGAAAGTTCAAAGTGCGCTTCAGCAAAATGACGCGTCCTGGCGAGAAACTGACAATAGAAGGAAGAGTGACAGGGGAAATAATAGAAGAGGAGGAGAAGAGACTGACAGGAGAAGTATCAGTTAAAAATGAAGCTGGTGAGCTAAAGCTTTCCGGTCAGTTCGAAATAAAAATATAA
- a CDS encoding SCO family protein — protein MKKVYIISAIIVILGIAAGISFFIIRDMTAKIPDHITLLTDDEKVYDFAESDKKLKLVEFIYTHCPDICPTTTQRMNLLKGDLSKEGVFGEKVQFITVTIDPYRDTTEVLRKYRNTFEIENDGNWIFLTAEPDKLKKDQSEIQELANTFQFQYRDPGDGFYVHSTFVYLLDENNKFIKKFPMGEDFDKNDVFNKIMKQI, from the coding sequence ATGAAAAAAGTATATATTATATCCGCTATTATTGTAATATTAGGCATAGCAGCCGGCATTTCTTTTTTTATCATTCGTGATATGACAGCCAAAATACCTGATCATATTACACTTTTAACCGATGATGAGAAGGTATATGACTTTGCAGAATCAGATAAAAAACTGAAGCTTGTTGAATTTATTTATACGCACTGTCCGGATATTTGTCCGACTACTACACAAAGGATGAATCTGCTGAAAGGCGATCTTAGCAAAGAGGGTGTCTTTGGGGAGAAGGTGCAATTCATTACTGTAACGATCGACCCCTATAGAGACACCACAGAGGTTCTTCGAAAATATAGAAATACCTTTGAAATCGAAAATGATGGGAATTGGATCTTTCTTACTGCAGAGCCTGATAAACTGAAAAAAGATCAGTCAGAAATTCAGGAGCTCGCTAACACGTTTCAATTTCAATACCGTGATCCCGGTGATGGTTTCTACGTTCATAGCACATTTGTTTATTTGCTTGACGAGAATAATAAGTTTATTAAGAAGTTCCCAATGGGAGAAGATTTTGATAAGAATGATGTTTTCAATAAGATCATGAAGCAAATATAA
- a CDS encoding YuzL family protein, translated as MSKRKKDPSKAGLSSPNIEGQGTTNMETGSRTASSARHKKKKQDL; from the coding sequence ATGAGCAAACGCAAAAAAGACCCTTCAAAGGCTGGACTAAGTTCCCCAAACATCGAAGGGCAAGGTACAACCAATATGGAAACGGGCAGCAGAACGGCTTCTTCTGCACGACATAAAAAGAAAAAACAAGACCTTTAA
- a CDS encoding NupC/NupG family nucleoside CNT transporter: protein MNFIWGLLGVASVLGIAFLLSSNRKAINLRTILGGLAIQFAFAFAVLKWDLGKKALEKLTFAVNDIVGYANEGINFLFGGLFQEGSGVGFVFAFQVLTTVIFFSSLISVLYYTGVMQVIIKVIGGGLSKLLGTSKAESMSAAANIFVGQTEAPLIVRPFLNKMTKSELFAVMTGGLASVAGSVLIGYSLLGVPLEYLLAASFMAAPAGLVLAKIMIPETEVSETTDDITIEKDTDSVNVVDAAARGASVGLQLALNIGAMLLAFIALVALINGIIGFAGGLFGFENLTLETILGFVFAPLAFAVGVPWAEAVQAGGYIGQKLVLNEFVAYSAFAPEISSLSPKTVAVVSFALCGFANISSMAILLGGLGNLAPDRRNDIAKLGIRAVIAGALASLLSAAIAGMLI from the coding sequence ATGAATTTTATCTGGGGTTTATTAGGGGTTGCTTCTGTATTGGGGATTGCTTTTCTCCTTTCTTCAAATCGGAAAGCGATCAATCTTCGTACAATTCTTGGCGGACTGGCCATACAGTTTGCGTTTGCATTTGCTGTACTCAAATGGGATCTTGGTAAAAAAGCATTAGAAAAACTAACTTTTGCAGTAAATGATATTGTCGGTTATGCAAATGAAGGCATTAATTTTCTATTCGGAGGATTATTCCAGGAAGGATCTGGAGTTGGATTTGTCTTTGCCTTTCAGGTGCTGACTACAGTAATCTTCTTCTCTTCCCTAATATCTGTGCTTTATTATACTGGGGTTATGCAAGTGATTATAAAGGTCATTGGCGGAGGTTTGTCCAAACTGCTTGGAACAAGCAAGGCAGAATCCATGTCTGCAGCAGCCAATATTTTTGTCGGACAAACGGAAGCTCCATTAATTGTCCGCCCTTTCCTGAACAAAATGACGAAATCAGAACTGTTTGCTGTTATGACCGGAGGCCTTGCATCAGTTGCCGGTTCAGTTCTTATAGGATACTCCCTTCTTGGGGTACCATTGGAATACTTGCTTGCCGCAAGCTTCATGGCTGCACCTGCCGGCCTTGTCCTGGCTAAAATTATGATTCCTGAAACAGAAGTTTCAGAGACAACAGACGACATAACTATTGAAAAAGATACTGATTCAGTAAATGTGGTAGACGCTGCCGCACGCGGTGCAAGTGTCGGACTTCAGCTTGCATTAAACATCGGTGCTATGCTTCTTGCTTTTATCGCTTTGGTTGCTCTTATCAATGGAATTATCGGATTTGCAGGCGGACTTTTCGGATTTGAAAATCTTACACTGGAAACCATTCTTGGATTTGTTTTTGCACCGCTCGCATTTGCAGTAGGAGTTCCATGGGCTGAAGCTGTACAGGCTGGCGGGTATATCGGCCAAAAGCTTGTTTTAAATGAATTTGTTGCTTATTCAGCTTTCGCTCCGGAAATCAGCAGCCTGTCTCCTAAGACTGTTGCAGTAGTGAGTTTCGCGCTTTGCGGATTTGCCAACATTTCCTCTATGGCCATTCTCCTCGGCGGACTGGGCAACCTTGCTCCTGACCGCAGGAACGATATAGCCAAGCTTGGAATTCGTGCTGTAATAGCTGGAGCACTTGCTTCACTATTAAGTGCAGCAATTGCAGGAATGTTAATTTAA